From the genome of Malus sylvestris chromosome 6, drMalSylv7.2, whole genome shotgun sequence, one region includes:
- the LOC126625564 gene encoding uncharacterized protein LOC126625564 codes for MNLMENGALGKKGRGASSMLRKNNLTWKRIWKLQCEFSHRFWFGSPLHINSHELAGADFLENWDKICTSTKNMDKAEEILQEVAFGLWRLWKNRNDVVFNGVHRQHLEVMMLWRKNIYEFREALSLSLKCEDQLISNNLKTEQSPRLHWTKPKFGTIKVNTDAAWCSSSLRTGVGWVGRDFAGLLQFAGGSGTSICHSAAAAEACAIRSALVSSIENGCDKVIIESDALGIIKMLRKESSHDYSIECILGDIEILVQRLTSVTFSFVPRESNHAAHSVARFALQQGGDYVWDCIGPKFLFNILARDVNIPILL; via the exons ATGAATTTGATGGAGAATGGCGCCCTGGGCAAGAAAGGACGGGGTGCGTCCAGTATGCTCCGAAAGAACAATTTGACATGGAAAAGAATCTGGAAGTTACAG TGTGAATTTAGCCATCGATTCTGGTTTGGCTCTCCTCTACACATAAACTCTCATGAGTTGGCGGGTGCCGACTTCCTGGAAAACTGGGATAAAATTTGTACCAGTACAAAGAATATGGATAAGGCAGAGGAGATACTCCAGGAAGTTGCGTTTGGCCTGTGGAGGCTCTGGAAGAACAGAAATGACGTGGTATTTAATGGTGTACACAGACAGCATTTGGAAGTCATGATGCTATGGAGAAAGAACATTTATGAGTTTCGCGAGGCTCTGTCCCTGAGTCTCAAGTGCGAAGATCAGCTGATCTCCAATAATCTCAAGACGGAACAAAGTCCACGTTTGCACTGGACGAAACCAAAGTTTGGAACCATCAAAGTGAACACTGATGCGGCTTGGTGCAGTTCCTCTTTGCGAACTGGAGTAGGATGGGTGGGACGCGATTTTGCTGGTCTGCTTCAATTTGCCGGAGGATCGGGAACAAGCATTTGTCATAGCGCGGCGGCTGCTGAGGCTTGTGCTATTCGGAGTGCTCTGGTGTCAAGTATTGAAAATGGCTGTGATAAGGTGATAATTGAATCTGATGCTTTAGGTATCATTAAGATGCTAAGAAAGGAATCCTCACACGACTACAGTATTGAATGCATACTTGGTGACATCGAGATTCTAGTACAGAGGTTAACGTCAGTGACGTTTTCGTTCGTACCTAGGGAGAGCAATCATGCGGCTCACTCGGTGGCGAGGTTTGCCCTACAGCAAGGTGGTGATTATGTTTGGGATTGTATTGGGCCGAAGTTTTTGTTTAATATTCTAGCCCGCGATGTAAACATTCCTATTCTTCTTTAA